Proteins encoded by one window of Lates calcarifer isolate ASB-BC8 linkage group LG7_1, TLL_Latcal_v3, whole genome shotgun sequence:
- the gjd2b gene encoding gap junction protein delta 2b, translating into MGEWTILERLLEAAVQQHSTMIGRILLTVVVIFRILIVAIVGETVYNDEQSMFVCNTLQPGCNQACYDKAFPISHIRYWVFQIIMVCCPSLCFITYSVHQSAKQKERRYSTVYLSLDKEQDSMKRDDSKKIKNTIVNGVLQNTENSNKEAEPDCLEVKDIPNSSLRTTKSKMRRQEGISRFYIIQVVFRNALEIGFLVGQYFLYGFNVPAVYECDRYPCIKDVECYVSRPTEKTVFLVFMFAVSGICVVLNLAELNHLGWRKIKTAVRGVQARRKSIYEIRNKDLPRMSMPNFGRTQSSDSAYV; encoded by the exons ATGGGGGAGTGGACCATATTAGAGCGTCTCTTGGAGGCTGCTGTCCAGCAGCACTCTACTATGATCGGAag GATCCTGCTGACCGTGGTAGTGATCTTCCGGATTCTGATTGTGGCAATAGTGGGAGAGACTGTGTACAACGACGAGCAGTCCATGTTCGTGTGTAACACTTTACAGCCAGGCTGCAACCAGGCTTGCTACGACAAGGCTTTCCCCATCTCCCACATCAGGTACTGGGTGTTCCAGATCATCATGGTGTGCTGCCCCAGTCTTTGCTTCATCACCTACTCTGTGCACCAGTCTGCCAAGCAGAAAGAGCGGCGTTACTCCACAGTGTACCTCTCCCTGGACAAAGAACAGGACTCCATGAAAAGAGACGACAGCAAGAAGATCAAGAACACCATCGTGAACGGAGTCCTGCAGAACACTGAAAACTCCAACAAAGAGGCAGAGCCTGACTGCCTGGAGGTCAAGGACATCCCCAACTCATCCCTGCGAACTACAAAGTCAAAAATGAGAAGGCAGGAGGGCATCTCCAGGTTCTACATTATCCAGGTAGTGTTCAGAAATGCACTAGAGATAGGGTTTCTGGTGGGTCAATATTTCCTGTATGGATTCAACGTCCCTGCAGTGTACGAGTGTGATCGATACCCTTGCATAAAAGATGTAGAGTGCTACGTTTCCAGGCCCACAGAGAAGACAGTGTTTCTGGTCTTCATGTTTGCAGTCAGTGGCATTTGCGTGGTGCTGAACTTGGCAGAGCTCAACCATCTCGGCTGGAGGAAGATCAAAACTGCTGTAAGAGGAGTGCAGGCCAGGAGGAAGTCCATTTATGAGATCCGGAACAAAGACTTGCCCAGGATGAGTATGCCGAACTTTGGGCGCACTCAGTCCAGTGACTCTGCGTATGTGTAG